Proteins from a single region of Chryseobacterium scophthalmum:
- a CDS encoding glycoside hydrolase family 28 protein, producing MKKYVLLLFVLLLSVQTSAQYKPWTSAKQPLKEIKALKKQIKKPEFRKVDYLITDYGAVGDGKTKNTEAFKKAIEKCSAEGGGRVVVPNGIFLTGAIYLESNVNLHLSDGSTILFSQDSNDYPIVFTRWEGMECMNYSSLIYAYEEENIAVTGKGTLDGNSDNDNWWFWCGATKYGYNTSRPGRQNPARAKLHEYMAQRKPARERIFGDGYYLRPNFVQPYKSKNFYMADVLVKNSPMWNLNPVLCENVLIERVKVISHGPNNDGFDPEACKNVWIKDSYFDTGDDCIAIKSGRDEDGRDIGRPAENHIIENCEMKDGHGGVVIGSEIAGGAKNIYAIGNVMDSKNLDRALRIKTSSSRGGTIENVFFYNTKVGAYKEAAVRFNMHYEKPGNHIPTIRNIWVENLTVDKGGKYAVFSDAYESSPVTDFTMINAKMVGVQIPYKVDYLKNVTLKNVTVNGQPLTELKP from the coding sequence ATGAAAAAATATGTTTTACTCCTTTTTGTACTCCTATTATCGGTTCAAACTTCAGCTCAGTATAAACCTTGGACTTCTGCAAAACAACCTTTAAAAGAAATTAAAGCTTTAAAAAAGCAGATCAAAAAACCAGAGTTCAGAAAAGTTGATTACCTGATTACCGATTACGGAGCAGTTGGCGATGGAAAAACAAAAAATACAGAAGCTTTCAAAAAAGCGATTGAGAAATGCAGTGCAGAAGGTGGCGGAAGAGTTGTTGTTCCAAACGGAATTTTCTTAACAGGAGCCATTTATTTAGAATCTAATGTCAATTTACATTTAAGTGACGGTTCTACGATTTTATTCAGTCAGGACAGCAACGACTACCCTATCGTTTTCACACGTTGGGAAGGTATGGAATGTATGAATTATTCATCTTTAATTTATGCTTATGAAGAAGAAAATATCGCCGTTACTGGAAAAGGTACTTTAGACGGAAATTCGGATAATGACAATTGGTGGTTTTGGTGTGGCGCAACAAAATATGGCTACAACACCTCTCGTCCAGGCAGACAAAATCCAGCTCGAGCAAAACTTCATGAATATATGGCACAAAGAAAACCTGCAAGAGAAAGAATTTTTGGTGATGGTTATTATTTGAGACCTAATTTCGTTCAGCCTTACAAGTCTAAAAACTTTTATATGGCGGATGTTTTGGTAAAAAATTCTCCAATGTGGAATTTGAATCCTGTTTTGTGTGAAAATGTTTTGATTGAAAGAGTAAAAGTAATCAGTCACGGACCAAATAATGACGGTTTTGATCCGGAAGCGTGTAAAAATGTATGGATTAAAGATTCTTATTTCGATACAGGAGACGATTGTATTGCCATTAAATCAGGAAGAGATGAAGATGGAAGAGATATTGGAAGACCAGCTGAAAATCACATCATCGAAAACTGCGAAATGAAAGATGGTCACGGCGGTGTAGTCATCGGAAGTGAAATTGCAGGTGGCGCAAAAAATATTTATGCTATCGGAAATGTAATGGACAGCAAAAATCTTGATCGTGCTTTAAGAATTAAAACCAGTTCAAGCCGTGGCGGAACCATCGAAAATGTATTTTTCTACAATACTAAGGTCGGTGCTTATAAAGAAGCGGCTGTGCGTTTTAATATGCATTATGAAAAACCGGGAAATCATATTCCGACCATCAGAAATATCTGGGTTGAAAATTTAACCGTTGATAAAGGCGGCAAATATGCCGTATTTTCTGATGCTTACGAATCTTCTCCTGTAACAGATTTCACAATGATTAATGCTAAAATGGTTGGCGTTCAGATTCCTTACAAAGTAGATTATCTGAAAAACGTGACATTGAAAAATGTAACCGTTAACGGACAGCCTTTAACCGAGTTAAAGCCGTAG
- a CDS encoding helix-turn-helix domain-containing protein produces MHQVSDELKENGFSITLVSDIIERNNFSRKFNTLEYFAIYLVAEDLNITVEHKPYHIPGGNSVFIGPQKKVEFGNALGKEIYAIVFTKEFFDKTSKDSIYLNSSIFFNSKSHIFVAPYFGNNDYNKIILIERLKRFSAIDEKNIYFSAAHNAIESLILDAHLHIDHKNDPKEHLESVSLVNRFTVILQRDYKIEKKVSHYADELRVSSRKLTDMTEFVYGKSAKQMIIEKVRFECEKAIKFSTKTLSEIAFDLGFKDEGNFTNFVKKHSGKKPSDMREMIG; encoded by the coding sequence ATGCATCAAGTATCCGATGAATTAAAAGAAAACGGCTTCAGCATTACTCTCGTTTCTGACATAATAGAACGCAATAATTTCTCAAGAAAATTTAATACACTAGAATATTTTGCGATCTATTTGGTTGCCGAAGATCTCAATATTACTGTTGAGCATAAGCCTTATCATATCCCCGGTGGAAATTCTGTTTTTATTGGGCCACAAAAGAAAGTAGAATTTGGCAATGCATTGGGTAAAGAAATTTATGCGATTGTTTTCACTAAAGAATTTTTCGACAAAACATCAAAAGACAGTATATATCTCAATTCAAGTATTTTTTTCAACAGTAAATCTCACATTTTTGTAGCTCCGTATTTTGGTAATAATGATTACAACAAAATCATATTAATAGAAAGGCTTAAAAGATTTTCTGCCATTGATGAAAAAAACATCTATTTTTCTGCAGCACATAACGCCATAGAAAGTTTAATTCTTGATGCTCATTTGCATATTGATCATAAAAATGATCCCAAAGAACATTTAGAATCTGTAAGCTTAGTCAACCGTTTTACTGTAATTCTTCAGAGAGATTATAAGATTGAAAAAAAAGTTTCTCACTACGCAGACGAATTAAGAGTCTCCAGCCGGAAGTTAACCGATATGACTGAATTTGTTTATGGCAAATCTGCCAAGCAAATGATTATAGAAAAAGTAAGATTCGAATGTGAGAAAGCAATTAAATTCTCAACTAAGACATTATCAGAAATTGCATTTGATTTAGGATTTAAAGATGAAGGCAACTTTACTAATTTCGTGAAAAAACACAGCGGAAAAAAACCATCTGATATGAGAGAAATGATTGGCTAA
- a CDS encoding Atu1372/SO_1960 family protein, translated as MKTLNRFLAVFILTIISNAMMAQNNKAKVLVLIHSDNGGTYELAKQISKGIEANGNVQSIIKQVKSSNHTSLKDIPVASVEELSSYDGIAFGSPVYFGNISTGMSEFLSKTVNLWTNHALEGMPATVFMSAGSGAGNELAVQAFWNSLSVHGMVLVSNGIRGAEKIDKNIPQGNTVLGVTSLASIKNVERPSSGEKEIAFEQGKNFAKVVFALKGTFNKNSEIKISQNKSIEKVLAEKNIVLPNVPKPAGNYQPFVRSGNLIFINQVALKDGKILYPGKLGVSIDENQVKEATKQTMLNVLAVLKDAVNGDLDKVKKVVQLTGIFNTKDNYTKHADLMNVASDLAVEVFGDKGKHARATFGASSVPVNSSVEIQAIFEVD; from the coding sequence ATGAAAACACTCAATAGATTTTTAGCAGTTTTTATTTTAACAATAATTTCAAATGCAATGATGGCTCAAAATAACAAAGCAAAAGTATTAGTACTGATTCATTCTGACAATGGCGGAACTTACGAATTGGCAAAGCAAATCTCTAAAGGAATTGAAGCTAATGGAAATGTTCAAAGTATTATTAAACAGGTAAAATCATCCAATCATACAAGTTTAAAAGATATTCCGGTGGCTTCTGTGGAAGAATTATCTTCATACGATGGAATTGCTTTTGGTTCACCCGTTTATTTTGGAAATATCAGTACAGGAATGAGTGAATTTCTTTCTAAAACAGTGAATTTGTGGACCAATCACGCATTGGAAGGAATGCCTGCAACCGTTTTTATGTCGGCTGGAAGCGGAGCGGGAAATGAATTGGCAGTTCAGGCCTTTTGGAACAGTCTTTCCGTTCACGGGATGGTTTTAGTCTCAAACGGAATTCGTGGGGCTGAAAAAATAGATAAAAATATTCCGCAGGGAAATACGGTTTTGGGGGTAACAAGTCTTGCTTCTATTAAAAATGTAGAGAGACCAAGCTCTGGTGAAAAGGAGATCGCTTTTGAACAAGGGAAAAACTTTGCAAAAGTTGTATTTGCTTTGAAAGGAACTTTTAACAAAAATTCTGAAATTAAAATTTCACAAAACAAAAGCATTGAAAAAGTTTTGGCTGAGAAAAACATCGTTCTTCCTAATGTTCCGAAACCTGCCGGAAATTATCAGCCTTTCGTAAGATCTGGAAATCTGATTTTCATCAATCAGGTTGCTCTGAAAGACGGAAAAATTTTATATCCCGGAAAATTGGGTGTTTCTATAGATGAGAATCAGGTAAAAGAAGCGACTAAACAGACGATGCTGAATGTTTTAGCAGTTTTAAAAGATGCAGTGAACGGAGATTTAGACAAGGTGAAAAAAGTGGTGCAACTTACCGGAATTTTCAATACGAAAGATAATTATACAAAGCACGCTGATTTGATGAATGTTGCTTCAGATCTTGCGGTAGAAGTTTTTGGTGATAAAGGAAAACACGCAAGAGCTACATTTGGTGCTTCTTCTGTTCCAGTAAATTCTTCTGTAGAAATTCAGGCGATTTTTGAAGTAGATTAG
- a CDS encoding fimbrial biogenesis chaperone — protein sequence MNKITLFFVFLIIQISAQTGISVSPPRVYFESAAGSSSTQKITVTNVSAENTLDLAVSLGDWDYDEKGENNMYAAGTLKNSCASWINIKKNDNYFSLAPGERKELEVTLTSPTVNQDKLSAHTAVLFVSQMNPVDDVDKKGAKIKVSIRSGIKIFHRTPEVVKRKIEIKDLKFDSSKKLLNITFENQSDIWTDGKIITDIINTSTGKKITIDPIVFYTLPRNIRKISIPVEDLKDKGSYNVSVMIDYGDNETLEMGELNFNYE from the coding sequence ATGAACAAAATCACTTTATTTTTCGTCTTTCTGATCATACAAATCAGTGCACAGACAGGTATTTCGGTTTCTCCACCGAGAGTATATTTTGAGTCTGCAGCAGGATCTAGTAGCACGCAAAAAATAACGGTTACTAATGTGAGTGCAGAAAATACATTAGACCTTGCAGTAAGTTTGGGAGATTGGGATTATGATGAAAAAGGTGAAAATAATATGTATGCAGCCGGTACATTGAAAAACTCTTGTGCAAGCTGGATCAATATCAAAAAAAACGATAATTACTTCAGCCTGGCTCCCGGAGAAAGAAAAGAACTGGAAGTAACCCTTACTTCACCTACAGTAAATCAGGATAAACTTTCTGCGCATACTGCTGTATTATTTGTTAGCCAAATGAATCCTGTAGATGATGTAGACAAAAAAGGAGCAAAAATTAAAGTAAGTATTCGTTCCGGAATTAAAATATTCCATAGAACACCAGAAGTTGTAAAAAGAAAGATTGAAATTAAAGATTTGAAATTTGACAGTTCAAAAAAACTGTTGAATATCACCTTTGAAAATCAATCAGATATTTGGACAGATGGAAAAATCATCACAGATATCATTAATACCAGTACTGGTAAAAAAATTACGATAGACCCTATTGTTTTTTATACGTTACCCAGAAACATTAGAAAAATAAGCATTCCTGTAGAGGATTTAAAAGACAAGGGCTCATATAACGTGTCGGTTATGATTGACTATGGAGATAACGAGACATTAGAAATGGGAGAACTAAATTTTAATTATGAGTAA
- a CDS encoding GLPGLI family protein, translating to MKNILLTTVLLAGFTGKAQTHRFIYDVEYKKDSTQNVTTKENYHLDIESKIIKYYPRDFFVGDSLVTRNLPITDGSKFNTSHIITHKSGTADYDYYDVLENVVLKLSSKNTQNWKLTNEKKKVKDLNMQKATTNWGGRNWTAWFTTDIPFQEGPYKFHGLPGLITELYDDKNNYKFELVKTQKIANPKGNMFIDYMLGNSIAVDETKYKDSKLKYYDSPVNYLRNATQQTRSNEEFFLNDGTKVGQNNSREVNERLKEKIRKYNNPIELDKAIKYSL from the coding sequence ATGAAAAATATACTTTTAACAACAGTTTTACTAGCAGGTTTTACTGGAAAAGCGCAGACTCACCGTTTTATTTATGATGTAGAATACAAAAAAGATTCTACACAAAATGTCACCACTAAAGAAAATTATCATCTCGATATTGAATCTAAAATAATTAAATATTACCCGCGCGATTTTTTTGTTGGAGATTCTTTGGTAACTAGAAATTTACCAATTACTGACGGTTCAAAATTTAATACGTCTCATATTATTACTCATAAATCTGGTACGGCAGACTATGATTATTATGATGTTTTGGAAAATGTTGTTTTAAAACTTTCTTCTAAAAATACCCAAAACTGGAAGCTTACTAATGAAAAAAAGAAAGTGAAGGATTTGAATATGCAAAAAGCGACTACAAATTGGGGCGGTAGAAATTGGACAGCATGGTTTACAACTGATATTCCTTTTCAGGAAGGCCCTTACAAATTTCACGGACTTCCCGGTTTAATTACAGAATTGTACGATGATAAAAACAATTACAAATTTGAATTGGTAAAAACCCAGAAAATTGCTAATCCTAAAGGAAATATGTTCATCGATTATATGTTGGGAAACAGTATTGCTGTAGATGAGACAAAATATAAAGATTCTAAGCTAAAATATTACGATTCCCCTGTCAATTATTTAAGAAATGCAACCCAACAAACCCGTTCAAATGAAGAATTTTTTCTAAATGATGGAACTAAAGTCGGGCAAAACAATTCCCGTGAAGTCAATGAAAGATTAAAGGAAAAAATCAGGAAATATAATAATCCGATAGAGTTGGATAAAGCGATAAAATATTCATTATAA
- a CDS encoding AraC family transcriptional regulator gives MQNAKSKCSLIENENGFLDDSIENEAYIWYEENWQHDDDEHLHQRAQLTFVKEGYQYFHIDNKVYLVPQNHVIWIPSLQKHKITSEAETVKLMVSLFKNIPEHQFYKTTHVFPAPPILKEMIFYAKKWNKEIAENHEQEAFMNALLISLPNFCKENTALQIPLPSDLRLLEVCQFINLNFKNDYSIEELAETANLSVRSLQRIFKQETGISIKKYAQLIKILKSIELINSNQFTLSEVAYKVGYKSLSAFTSSYQAIMNTKPKVSKNI, from the coding sequence ATGCAAAACGCCAAGTCAAAATGTAGTCTCATTGAAAATGAAAACGGATTTCTGGATGATTCTATTGAGAATGAAGCTTACATTTGGTACGAAGAAAATTGGCAACATGACGATGACGAGCATCTTCATCAGCGAGCACAACTTACTTTTGTGAAAGAAGGTTACCAATATTTTCACATTGACAATAAAGTTTATCTTGTTCCGCAAAATCATGTCATCTGGATTCCGTCATTGCAAAAACATAAAATAACTTCTGAAGCAGAAACTGTAAAATTGATGGTAAGTTTATTTAAAAATATCCCGGAACACCAATTTTATAAAACAACACATGTTTTTCCTGCACCTCCGATTTTAAAAGAAATGATTTTTTATGCTAAAAAATGGAATAAAGAAATAGCTGAAAACCATGAACAGGAAGCTTTTATGAATGCATTATTGATTAGCCTTCCCAATTTTTGCAAAGAAAATACGGCGTTACAAATTCCATTACCTTCGGATTTGAGATTGCTTGAAGTCTGCCAATTTATTAATTTAAATTTCAAAAATGATTACAGTATTGAAGAATTAGCAGAAACCGCAAATCTTTCTGTAAGAAGTCTTCAGCGTATTTTCAAACAGGAAACTGGAATAAGTATAAAGAAATATGCACAATTGATTAAAATTTTGAAAAGTATAGAATTGATTAACTCCAATCAGTTTACATTAAGCGAGGTTGCTTATAAAGTGGGGTACAAAAGTCTTTCAGCATTTACATCATCTTATCAGGCGATAATGAATACGAAGCCAAAAGTAAGTAAGAATATATAA
- a CDS encoding histone H1, whose translation MKELIEKINAEFEAFTTEANQQVEKGNKAAGTRARKSALELSKLFKDFRKVSVEESKK comes from the coding sequence ATGAAAGAACTTATCGAAAAAATCAACGCAGAATTTGAAGCGTTCACAACTGAAGCTAACCAACAAGTTGAAAAAGGAAACAAAGCAGCTGGAACTAGAGCTCGTAAATCAGCTCTTGAACTAAGCAAATTGTTCAAAGACTTCAGAAAAGTTTCTGTTGAAGAATCAAAAAAATAA
- a CDS encoding COG1470 family protein produces the protein MEIEQESSPSRSRLLNLVVVIQNLNSNNFSGKLQFVCPKGFKIISGEEPVIELKPNEKKYLPVRVIIESDAKAGSSPIQVRLLDQLGILIAERIKEHVIEINNDLSLTVLNAPIYRSSSQETISVKVRVSNSGNISQDITLVCKIPDPENGNQFLEQQAVINVKKDSTFTFTYQPSKGLSRLSNFSISVSGFRNPDKEIFNSATVFVQNISSVQKYQDPQFNNFAEETKNQITASYRKVGDNIDMYQLIGSGGFNLPTGFLFMRGNIALLDSQPQPLVTNTNIVLQQGKDQYTIGSVNKLLEMTLVGRGVEYSHTFGKDKKLEVGFIDQNFNLIEKNSFLKNGYGFFTKGTLNANNSSRNISAAYIYRYDPFEKSKHSILGTEANYAFDKVWSMNAKVNAGLSSYETQDLIKPSFSAESNYIGAIKDYNLSGNYFFSSGYYPGNRRGSIQLQQNISKNYKNYNFFGNAIFSNFSPKYYFLDRPQVSENTRIELGTKFPRVKNISFGLFYQFQNENSNSYNNFFGTWEDSELRDLTAHRIVEQISWSDYKTRQSAVFAFETGIVKYPLSDDQKFQMKLNGNYSFKNFNINAIYQSGSYYLSEYAFSHLASEDNDYKRLTVSLFYNNSFIKDKFNLSTGLSYVDDIIYGKSPSAFVNAKYNSKNFGIFLNSSWYNYSVGVLANNILTFELGLTLNLRNAVLSPDKKGKIQVLAFYDENNNNIFDLGEKTANDYIVNINNVALKTTADGRATYKNVPFGKYRLKQFTQQGWYYDEYDFNVDSYSFPLNIPLHQNGTLQGKIFFDYNSRVAVDFEHRASSVAFQIIKQNNVIQRIGSDDEGKFNSFLPTGNYTIIIDESTLPANTYCETKSFDINIKAGEIVVVPDFVIKVREKKINKKTFSN, from the coding sequence ATGGAAATAGAACAAGAAAGTTCGCCATCACGTTCCAGACTTTTAAATCTTGTTGTAGTTATTCAAAATTTAAATTCTAATAATTTCAGCGGAAAACTGCAGTTTGTATGTCCGAAAGGATTTAAAATTATCTCTGGTGAAGAACCAGTGATAGAACTTAAGCCCAACGAAAAAAAATATTTACCTGTAAGAGTTATTATAGAGTCTGATGCTAAAGCAGGATCTTCACCTATACAAGTCCGCTTACTCGATCAGCTTGGAATTTTGATTGCAGAAAGAATCAAAGAACATGTTATTGAGATTAATAATGACCTCAGTTTAACAGTCTTAAACGCTCCTATTTACAGATCTTCCAGCCAAGAAACTATATCCGTTAAAGTGAGAGTAAGCAACTCGGGAAATATTTCTCAGGATATTACCCTGGTTTGCAAAATCCCTGATCCTGAAAATGGAAATCAGTTTTTGGAGCAACAAGCTGTCATTAATGTAAAAAAAGATTCTACTTTTACATTTACTTATCAGCCTTCAAAAGGTTTATCCAGATTATCAAATTTTTCAATAAGTGTATCTGGTTTTAGAAATCCTGACAAAGAAATATTTAATTCCGCTACTGTTTTTGTGCAGAATATTTCCAGTGTTCAGAAATATCAGGATCCGCAGTTCAATAATTTTGCCGAAGAAACAAAAAATCAGATTACAGCTTCTTACAGAAAGGTAGGAGATAATATCGATATGTATCAGCTAATTGGTTCGGGTGGTTTCAATTTGCCTACCGGGTTTCTATTTATGAGAGGAAATATCGCACTTCTCGACAGTCAGCCACAACCTTTGGTAACCAATACGAATATTGTTCTTCAGCAAGGTAAGGATCAATATACCATTGGAAGCGTTAATAAGCTTTTAGAAATGACTTTGGTAGGAAGAGGTGTAGAATACAGCCATACTTTCGGAAAAGACAAAAAATTGGAGGTCGGGTTTATTGATCAGAATTTTAATCTTATTGAAAAAAACAGCTTTTTAAAAAACGGTTACGGTTTCTTCACAAAAGGAACACTTAACGCCAACAACAGTTCAAGAAATATTTCGGCAGCATATATTTACCGTTACGATCCTTTTGAAAAAAGTAAGCACAGTATTTTGGGAACAGAAGCCAATTATGCTTTTGATAAAGTATGGAGCATGAATGCAAAGGTAAATGCAGGTTTAAGTTCTTACGAAACTCAGGATCTTATAAAACCTTCCTTCTCTGCTGAATCTAATTATATTGGAGCTATTAAAGATTATAATCTTAGCGGAAACTACTTTTTCAGCTCAGGATATTATCCGGGAAATAGACGTGGAAGTATACAGTTGCAGCAGAATATTTCAAAGAATTACAAAAATTACAACTTTTTCGGTAACGCTATATTCTCTAATTTTTCGCCAAAATATTACTTTTTGGACCGACCACAGGTTTCTGAAAACACAAGAATTGAGTTGGGAACTAAATTTCCGAGAGTAAAAAACATTAGTTTTGGGCTTTTTTATCAGTTTCAGAATGAAAACTCAAACAGCTACAACAATTTCTTTGGAACTTGGGAAGATAGTGAATTGCGCGATCTTACGGCACATAGAATTGTAGAACAAATTTCATGGTCAGATTACAAAACAAGACAATCTGCAGTATTTGCATTTGAAACAGGAATTGTAAAATATCCGCTTTCTGACGATCAAAAATTCCAAATGAAACTGAATGGAAATTACAGTTTTAAAAACTTCAATATCAATGCGATTTACCAATCCGGAAGTTATTACTTGTCTGAATATGCATTCTCTCATTTAGCATCAGAAGACAATGATTATAAAAGACTTACAGTTTCACTTTTCTATAACAACAGCTTCATCAAAGACAAATTCAACCTGAGTACAGGATTATCTTACGTAGATGATATTATCTATGGAAAATCGCCTTCTGCCTTTGTAAATGCAAAGTATAACAGTAAAAATTTCGGTATATTTCTGAACTCTTCATGGTACAATTATTCGGTAGGAGTTTTGGCTAATAATATTCTGACATTTGAACTTGGTTTAACTTTAAACTTAAGAAATGCTGTATTAAGTCCCGACAAGAAGGGAAAAATTCAGGTGCTTGCTTTTTATGATGAAAACAACAACAACATTTTTGATTTAGGAGAGAAAACCGCAAACGATTATATTGTAAATATCAATAATGTAGCTCTTAAAACTACAGCAGACGGAAGGGCAACTTACAAAAATGTACCTTTCGGAAAATACAGACTGAAACAGTTTACTCAGCAAGGTTGGTATTATGATGAGTATGATTTTAATGTAGATTCTTATTCATTCCCTTTAAATATTCCGCTTCATCAGAACGGAACACTTCAGGGCAAAATATTTTTTGATTATAACTCAAGAGTAGCAGTTGATTTCGAGCACAGAGCATCTTCAGTGGCATTTCAAATCATTAAGCAAAACAATGTTATCCAAAGAATCGGAAGTGACGACGAAGGAAAATTCAACTCATTTTTACCAACAGGTAACTATACAATTATCATTGATGAATCTACGCTTCCCGCCAATACATATTGCGAAACAAAAAGCTTTGATATTAATATAAAAGCTGGAGAAATTGTGGTTGTTCCTGACTTCGTTATTAAAGTAAGAGAGAAAAAAATAAATAAAAAAACTTTCAGTAATTAA
- a CDS encoding 3-oxoacyl-ACP synthase III family protein, with protein sequence MKSKIIGVGNYIPSETITNLFFDKHIFLNEQGENLKEENSVITSKLKKITGIEERRYASNDQVTSDLGFIAAKNAIENSKIDPETLDYIIFAHNFGDIKSGTIQSDAVPSLASRVKHLLQIKNNFCVGYDLLFGCPGWIEGVIQANAFIKSGIAKRCLVIGAETLSRVTDPHDRDSMIYADGAGAVILEANEDDDDSGIKSHVSASFTLKEKDFLNFGKSYNNDNCQDTRYIKMDGRKIYEFALVNVPEAMKKCLDQSGYSIDQLDKIIIHQANEKMDEAIVNRFYQLYDTPPPADIMPMVISKLGNSSVATIPSLLTMILNNELPSHTIKKDDIVLFASVGAGMNINAFVYKF encoded by the coding sequence ATGAAAAGTAAAATAATAGGTGTAGGAAACTACATACCATCAGAAACCATTACCAATCTGTTTTTCGATAAGCATATTTTCCTTAATGAACAGGGCGAAAATTTAAAGGAAGAAAATTCCGTAATTACCAGTAAATTAAAAAAAATCACAGGAATTGAGGAAAGAAGATATGCAAGCAATGATCAGGTAACTTCTGATTTAGGATTTATTGCGGCTAAGAATGCAATAGAAAACTCAAAGATCGATCCTGAAACTTTAGATTATATTATTTTCGCTCATAATTTTGGCGATATAAAATCTGGCACCATACAGTCAGATGCTGTACCTAGTCTTGCGTCTAGAGTAAAACATTTATTGCAAATCAAAAATAATTTCTGTGTTGGTTACGATTTATTGTTTGGATGTCCGGGGTGGATTGAAGGAGTCATTCAGGCCAATGCATTTATCAAATCTGGTATAGCTAAAAGATGCTTGGTTATTGGAGCAGAAACGCTTTCTCGTGTTACAGATCCTCATGACAGAGACAGCATGATTTATGCAGACGGAGCAGGAGCGGTAATTTTGGAAGCCAATGAAGATGATGACGATTCGGGGATAAAATCTCATGTATCAGCTTCTTTCACACTAAAAGAGAAAGATTTTCTGAACTTCGGTAAATCTTACAACAACGATAATTGTCAGGATACTCGATACATCAAAATGGATGGCAGAAAAATCTACGAATTTGCCCTTGTGAATGTTCCAGAAGCAATGAAAAAATGTCTCGATCAAAGTGGGTATTCAATAGATCAGCTAGATAAAATAATTATTCATCAGGCAAACGAAAAGATGGATGAGGCAATTGTCAACCGATTCTATCAGTTATACGACACTCCTCCTCCAGCAGATATTATGCCGATGGTAATCAGTAAGCTCGGAAACAGCAGTGTTGCAACAATACCTTCACTATTAACTATGATTTTAAATAACGAGTTGCCTTCACATACCATCAAAAAAGATGACATCGTTTTATTTGCATCGGTGGGTGCAGGAATGAATATTAACGCATTTGTTTATAAGTTTTAA